A stretch of Choristoneura fumiferana chromosome 29, NRCan_CFum_1, whole genome shotgun sequence DNA encodes these proteins:
- the LOC141444137 gene encoding single-pass membrane and coiled-coil domain-containing protein 4 — protein sequence MRKLKGAVKETAKQKRERKQEFAKTRQQLNTIVLPTFAVIFILICLYVYFKTRPTSMQYA from the coding sequence ATGCGGAAGCTGAAGGGAGCAGTTAAAGAAACTGCAAAACAAAAACGGGAGAGAAAACAAGAATTTGCCAAAACGAGACAACAGTTAAACACAATAGTTCTGCCCACTTTTgcagttatttttatattaatatgcTTGTATGTGTACTTTAAGACCAGGCCTACTTCAATGCAATATgcataa